TTTCGTTGAGGCACTTGTTGCTGTCTTCTCCACCCCAGTTGCTAGCCCTGGAAATTACATGTATTAAAACCTGATGCCAGGCAAGGCATTGTAGATTGTACTATTTGTGTTGACAGATAATGCAAAGggtatctctctctctcaccagGAATGTGTTGGTGATGATCCTGCGAAAAAGATTCTAGTCTTGTTCTTGTCAATATTCTCTCCCAGCCATTCAGTTAGTTTCTTCAGAGCTATCTCGAAACCATCGACCATTTCCATTTCATCTAACCTTGCATCGCCATCTTCAAATGAACCATACCTGCATAGACTCGTAACGTTACCCATTTTATTGCACTTGGAAACCTTTTCAGATTCTGTGTTTTCTTAATCAgttatggcaaaaaaaaaatctgacgaCAATGAGATACCCAACATCAAGAAAGAAATTGACTTACATAACCTTCATCCTCATGTCATCCTTCTGCTTCCTCCACCACAGGTAAGAATTGAAGACAATGATGTCAGCATCCCTCCAGACACTGGCATGCTTCTCAATTCTGTCTGCCCTTATGATCCGGTACTCCACCCGGTGGATAATTGGGTTGTCGCTGTTGGACTCCACAAGCAACGGTGACCAGTAGAAATCTATTGTTGCATTGTATTCCTGAAATGATTATGCGCTTGAATCGGTTAACCGAAATTGTTGGTTTCTGTTTAGCCTGTAGAATTGTGAAGGAAAAGCATACCAATGCCTTGAAGGATATGAGAGAGCCATTGAAGATACGCGTCTTGAGCCTGTCATCAGGTATTGAGGCCTCCACCATGCACACCAGAGAAACCCATTGGTTCCTGTTGACTGAGTCGCCCACAAACACTAATCTCTTGTTCCTCAGCTTTTCAAGCAGCCTAGTTGCGTTGAATCTGTTTTGACATATGGCAAAATTCAGAAATCATGTCCTACCATGCAGAGTAAGTTATTCGAGATACGATCTCCCTACCCTTACAGGATGGTACAGATAATAAAATAGGAAGCAGGTAGGAGTTTTTGTTGCTTCTGATCTTTCACTGTCATTTAGTTTTGTTGCAAGTTTGGTTTCTTGTTGCCTCTGGCTAACGACCATAATCAGATCAGTTTTTCAATCTTAAAGTAAGTTGTTGTTTTTTCGCCGTAGTCCTATCCTTTCTTATGTTTCAGTTGTAGATTTATTGAGTGTTTAACTGCTTCCATAAAACAACGAAAATATATTATCCTTGCAAAATTCTTGACTACGATACTGACAGTGCTTGTTGTTTCTAAAACTGCACCTTCAGATATTCTGGAACTTTCGGACTGACAAGAAGAAAATTGAACCGAAACTACCTGGCAAATCTTATAATCATCATACCTTGGAAGGTCGCATCCCTGAGGCTGCCATCTCCAGTGCTGGTACATGACATCCTTCCTTCCATATTTGTCGCAAGCCACCTCAGGGAAGATGAAGGCACACTTGAGCCCGGAGTACAATGGCCGGGACACGTTGTCGTACACCCACCTTCCCCTCGACCAGTTGCACTCCTCCTCACCAGCGTCCCCCGACTCCGTAGTCCCTCTCATGGCTGGTTCTTGGAGCCCAGCCTCCACCTTCACCTGCATTTCTTGGCGTCCATGCTCGACTGCCATTTGCACTTGTGCTTCCTGGCCTCGGTCAAGCAAGAACGTGACGGAGCTGGCGACGATGAAGAAGGCCACTAGGGAGCTCACGATGCTCCTCACTCCAACCGGAGCATGGAGCATCGTCATCTTGGGAGTGGCTTCTGTCTTCATTCTTCCTTCAGAAAAGTGTGGCGCTTAGCTTGGCTCCCCTCTTTTATGGTGCACCTCTCTTCTCTGCAATGGAGGCATCACACTTGCACATGGCTAAGTGGTCCATGTCTAGTGCTAATCATAATCGAACAAACTGACCAATGACCCCTGAGCTAACCATATAACGGGAGCAGCGTCTGCCTGTTCCGAATAATCGAACCATTTGGTAACTAAGAATGAGCAGGCTCAGCTTACCTTTACTGTGCTGAAATTGAGACAAATTGAATTTTATATATGTCAGTTTACAGTTTGTTGTATAGTCGTCTGAATTTGCAAATCACCAGCTAAATTGATCCCATACTTTTTTCGTGTGATCAACGTGTTCCAATTCTGTTGAAACAAAAAGCAACGGGGAATAAAAGATGCGAGGAGGTCCAAGTGCTGGTTTCTGGTGCCGACAGTCCTGTCAATCCACCACAGTATCACACCAAACCTGGCAGAAAGGATGCAAATAATTTAATAAAGTGACATACTTGGA
This portion of the Setaria viridis chromosome 7, Setaria_viridis_v4.0, whole genome shotgun sequence genome encodes:
- the LOC117863616 gene encoding xylan O-acetyltransferase 13 yields the protein MKTEATPKMTMLHAPVGVRSIVSSLVAFFIVASSVTFLLDRGQEAQVQMAVEHGRQEMQVKVEAGLQEPAMRGTTESGDAGEEECNWSRGRWVYDNVSRPLYSGLKCAFIFPEVACDKYGRKDVMYQHWRWQPQGCDLPRFNATRLLEKLRNKRLVFVGDSVNRNQWVSLVCMVEASIPDDRLKTRIFNGSLISFKALEYNATIDFYWSPLLVESNSDNPIIHRVEYRIIRADRIEKHASVWRDADIIVFNSYLWWRKQKDDMRMKVMYGSFEDGDARLDEMEMVDGFEIALKKLTEWLGENIDKNKTRIFFAGSSPTHSWASNWGGEDSNKCLNETEPIYRVGYKAATTDYSLMAKAKSYFRTLEPKGIHVQILNITELSDYRKDGHPTVFRRQFVPLTKEQIANPASYADCTHWCLPGVPDVWNEFLYGYLMYK